From the genome of Virgibacillus proomii, one region includes:
- the plsY gene encoding glycerol-3-phosphate 1-O-acyltransferase PlsY, translated as MEYLVFAIIAYLLGSIPSALIVGKIGYNKDVREHGSGNLGATNTFRVLGIKAGIIVTLADILKGTMATLLPLFFDADVYRLIIGLFAVAGHTYPVFAKFKGGKAVATSGGIILGINPLLFVLMVSTFLISLYISKYVSLSSIITGIVTVILSFIFKNTGLIIVTSILTIFVIYRHRENLKRIKNKTEPKITWM; from the coding sequence ATGGAGTATCTAGTATTTGCAATTATTGCCTATCTACTCGGATCGATTCCGTCTGCCTTGATTGTCGGAAAGATTGGTTATAACAAAGACGTACGTGAGCATGGCAGCGGAAACCTCGGAGCAACAAACACCTTTCGTGTATTAGGAATAAAAGCTGGGATTATTGTTACACTAGCAGATATTTTAAAAGGTACGATGGCTACGCTTCTTCCGCTGTTTTTTGACGCCGATGTCTATCGGCTGATCATCGGATTATTCGCAGTAGCCGGTCATACGTATCCTGTGTTTGCAAAATTTAAAGGAGGAAAAGCAGTTGCCACATCCGGCGGCATCATTCTTGGTATTAATCCATTATTATTTGTTCTAATGGTGTCAACTTTTTTAATTAGCCTATATATATCGAAATATGTCTCACTTTCATCTATTATTACTGGCATCGTAACTGTTATATTATCCTTTATCTTTAAAAATACGGGGCTAATTATTGTTACCTCGATCCTAACCATTTTTGTGATTTACAGGCATCGTGAGAACTTAAAACGAATAAAAAATAAAACAGAGCCAAAAATAACTTGGATGTAA